From a region of the Narcine bancroftii isolate sNarBan1 chromosome 5, sNarBan1.hap1, whole genome shotgun sequence genome:
- the tsen15 gene encoding tRNA-splicing endonuclease subunit Sen15 isoform X2 has translation MEALASGEAAEETESSAGLLRHPKYAEMMALNIGDGAQVYTAFLVFLDLLEARNWKDVTCKGSKELQLVYLLGCPGERKEVKVVLPLPVHMSLSHERDTTIVGRITNGNKEAYERKVDQLVDGVTPTRAHY, from the exons ATGGAGGCTTTGGCGAGTGGTGAGGCGGCAGAGGAGACGGAGTCCTCGGCGGGGCTTCTGCGTCACCCCAAG TATGCAGAGATGATGGCATTAAACATCGGAGATGGTGCACAAGTATATACTGCATTTCTGGTTTTCCTTGACCTTCTTGAAG CCAGGAATTGGAAAGATGTGACTTGCAAGGGATCAAAAGAGCTTCAGTTGGTCTATCTACTTGGGTGTCCTGGAGAACGGAAAGAGGTGAAAGTGGTGCTTCCATTGCCTGTTCATATGTCACTGAGTCATGAGAG GGACACCAccattgtcggcagaatcacaaatggcaataaggaagcCTATGAGAGGAaggtagatcagctagttgatggtgtcacaccaacacgCGCTCATTATTAG
- the tsen15 gene encoding tRNA-splicing endonuclease subunit Sen15 isoform X3: MEALASGEAAEETESSAGLLRHPKYAEMMALNIGDGAQVYTAFLVFLDLLEARNWKDVTCKGSKELQLVYLLGCPGERKEVKVVLPLPVHMSLSHERF; encoded by the exons ATGGAGGCTTTGGCGAGTGGTGAGGCGGCAGAGGAGACGGAGTCCTCGGCGGGGCTTCTGCGTCACCCCAAG TATGCAGAGATGATGGCATTAAACATCGGAGATGGTGCACAAGTATATACTGCATTTCTGGTTTTCCTTGACCTTCTTGAAG CCAGGAATTGGAAAGATGTGACTTGCAAGGGATCAAAAGAGCTTCAGTTGGTCTATCTACTTGGGTGTCCTGGAGAACGGAAAGAGGTGAAAGTGGTGCTTCCATTGCCTGTTCATATGTCACTGAGTCATGAGAG attcTGA